The following proteins come from a genomic window of Metarhizium brunneum chromosome 2, complete sequence:
- the sed1_0 gene encoding Tripeptidyl-peptidase sed1, whose product MKFGLILLGGFIPAAVAVPFDQYKVHEQRGPLHQQWIKGQQASGSTVVPVRIALKQSNLEKAEDYLLQVSDPASPKYGQHFTTQQIVDLFAPSEQAINQVKTWLVSSGIPAGSIALSNSKGWINFNTTASELESLLKTKFYLYTNNATDGVYFGTEAYSLPHDVSSLVDFVMPGISFTQMQKKTARIAHPSSGKLQGASIDPNGTDHCDTYVTPRCISALYQIPPAKLANPNNTLGIFETEGDVYSQEDLNQFYAAAAPGIPKGTGPIIHLINGATAPNPPSSAGAESDLDFEIAIPIIYPQKTSLYQIQYPGNAGYKNFNYIFNDFLDAFSGPYCHDNGDEGSGKECNDLTPPNVLSVSWGDSEDPSLVSFHKRQCTEWMKYGLQGTSVFVASGDYGVAENTCLGPKQNIFVPDGLCGCPYITAVGSTYLPKGAKVGDPEVATERFSSGGGFSNIFATPEWQHSAVSDYLTKHKPSYKSYNTTDGKLPSSGGIYNRGGRGYPDISAIGDNGVVVVGGSQGTIGGTSMSAPLVAAIFNRINEERLNIGKSPVGFINPALYKAYSKKAFNDITKGDQPGGGGCGTTGFSAASGWDPVTGLGTPKYTQLLEYFLSL is encoded by the exons ATGAAGTTTGGCCTCATTCTCCTCGGCGGGTTCATACCTGCAGCTGTAGCTGTACCGTTTGACCAGTACAAAGTTCACGAACAGCGAGGACCTTTACATCAACAATGGATAAAGGGACAACAAGCCTCTGGCTCTACCGTTGTGCCCGTACGCATTGCTCTAAAACAGAGTAACTTGGAAAAGGCTGAAGACTACCTTCTTCAAGT GTCTGACCCAGCATCTCCAAAGTATGGCCAGCATTTCACAACGCAGCAGATCGTGGATCTGTTTGCACCAAGCGAGCAAGCAATCAATCAAGTCAAAACCTGGCTGGTTTCGTCGGGCATCCCTGCTGGCTCAATCGCGCTCTCTAACAGCAAGGGCTGGATCAATTTCAACACCACGGCCAGCGAGTTGGAGTCCCTTCTCAAGACCAAGTTCTACCTGTACACCAACAACGCAACGGATGGCGTGTACTTTGGAACCGAAGCATACAGTCTCCCTCACGACGTATCCTCTCTTGTGGACTTTGTCATGCCGGGCATCTCATTCACGCAGATGCAGAAAAAGACTGCGAGAATTGCCCAccccagcagcggcaagCTTCAAGGCGCATCCATTGACCCGA ATGGCACGGATCATTGCGACACATATGTTACTCCGCGCTGCATCAGCGCCTTGTATCAAATCCCACctgccaagctggccaaccCAAACAACACCCTGGGCATATTCGAGACGGAGGGCGACGTCTATTCTCAAGAAGATCTGAACCAGTTCTACGCTGCAGCTGCGCCAGGAATCCCCAAGGGTACCGGCCCAATCATACACTTGATAAACGGTGCTACTGCGCCCAACCCGCCGTCgtccgccggcgccgagtccGACCTCGATTTCGAAATTGCGATTCCCATCATATACCCGCAGAAAACCAGCCTATATCAAATCCAGTATCCTGGGAATGCAGGCTACAAAAACTTTAATTACATCTTTAATGATTTTCTCGATGCGTTTTCCGGCCCCTATTGCCACGACAACGGTGACGAGGGATCTGGAAAAGAGTGCAACGATCTGACTCCTCCCAACGTCCTCTCCGTCTCCTGGGGTGACTCGGAAGACCCGTCGTTGGTCAGCTTTCACAAG CGTCAATGCACAGAGTGGATGAAGTACGGCTTGCAGGGCACGTCCGTCTTTGTCGCCAGCGGTGACTACGGCGTCGCCGAAAACACTTGCCTCGGTCCCAAACAAAACATCTTTGTCCCAGACGGTCTATGCGGCTGCCCGTACATCACCGCCGTTGGCTCAACCTACCTCCCCAAGGGCGCCAAAGTCGGGGACCCCGAGGTTGCAACCGAGAGATTCTCTTCTGGTGGCGGCTTCAGCAACATTTTTGCCACTCCAGAGTGGCAGCACAGTGCTGTTTCTGA CTATCTGACCAAGCACAAGCCCAGCTATAAATCCTACAACACAACAGACGGCAAACTCCCCAGCTCGGGCGGAATTTACAACCGCGGCGGCCGTGGCTACCCCGACATTTCGGCCATTGGAGACAATGGTGTTGTTGTAGTcggcggcagccaaggcacCATCGGCGGAACATCCATGTCCGCCCCTCTGGtcgctgccatcttcaaccgCATTAACGAGGAGCGTCTGAATATCGGCAAGAGCCCTGTCGGATTCATCAATCCGGCTCTGTACAAGGCGTATAGCAAAAAGGCATTCAACGACATTACAAAGGGAGATCAGCccggcggtggtggttgtggcaCTACTGGATTCTCGGCAGCATCGGGCTGGGACCCTGTTACGGGTCTAGGTACGCCCAAGTACACCCAGCTGCTCGAGTACTTTCTGAGCCTATAA
- the CYP8B1 gene encoding 7-alpha-hydroxycholest-4-en-3-one 12-alpha-hydroxylase, with amino-acid sequence MSAEIALLVSNGWQAVQSWFQEQRSFAVWFAAIVCWASWWCWRFIITPRISTLEVKEYPYWIPVLGHGLSFIYNSQKLFNTARQHFHNTNEPLQLTLFGASVYFVSRAEDVSEIYRNARTFTFDEFYHHIFISMGTSGASVQQIFAPLPARIKDPENTQGKPVAKLAKELQIAQLQPGSGLDALERAQLAYLECHVRPDAVLESRYRYPDFLGGELPSQTGSVEMSLWHWCADLNVRASQRAFFGSALDRLDPDLPQKFLEFDDLSWKLLYKFPFFLARDTIAKRDYLRTALKAFYNLPREMRNDAEGWALDSTEDRLRAIGIPTEDIASIALILYWGANTNTRKAAFWLICHLLSNPSLIDPIRTETAGAFGPEGTITNLVHLHRHCHQLDATWNETLRLTGVAASLRTVTADTVLGGRMLRAGNPLIIPYRQLHHDKGIFGDDIMTFRPERFLNTKLKKGKRVCLEHFRPFGGGSTICPGRFITKRVVMILVALLLRRFDISMAGGSQDMPQADDWSPFLGIAGVKPGHDMRIRLTPRKAAAT; translated from the exons ATGTCGGCGGAAATCGCACTGCTTGTCAGCAATGGCTGGCAAGCCGTGCAAAGTTGGTTTCAGGAACAACGTTCCTTTGCTGTCTGGTTTGCTGCTATTGTATGCTGGGCTTCttggtggtgctggcgaTTCATTATCACACCTCGAATTTCTACTCTGGAGGTAAAGGAATACCCCTACTGGATACCTG TTCTTG GTCATGGCCTATCATTCATATACAACTCGCAGAAACTGTTCAATACAGCGAG GCAGCACTTTCACAACACCAATGAACCATTGCAGCTCACCTTGTTTGGAGCCAGCGTGTACTTTGTCAGCCGGGCTGAGGATGTGAGTGAGATATATCGTAACGCGCGTACATTCACCTTTGATGAGTTCTACCATCATATATTCATCAGCATGGGAACCTCTGGGGCAAGTGTGCAACAAATCTTCGCACCACTACCAGCGAGGATCAAAGATCCTGAAAACACACAGGGTAAGCCAGTCgccaagcttgccaaggAATTGCAGATCGCGCAACTGCAGCCAGGCTCCGGACTCGACGCACTCGAGCGCGCCCAGCTTGCTTACTTGGAGTGCCACGTACGACCTGATGCTGTGCTCGAAAGCCGTTATCGATACCCAGACTTCCTTGGAGGAGAGCTGCCCAGTCAAACGGGATCTGTCGAGATGTCTCTTTGGCATTGGTGTGCGGATCTGAATGTGCGAGCCTCTCAGAGGGCCTTCTTTGGCAGCGCCCTTGACCGCCTTGATCCTGATTTACCCCAGAAGTTTCTGGAGTTTGACGATCTGAGCTGGAAGCTTCTCTATAAATTCCCCTTTTTTCTGGCCCGGGATACGATTGCGAAGCGTGATTACCTGAGAACAGCTCTAAAAGCCTTCTATAACCTTCCACGGGAGATGCGAAACGATGCGGAGGGCTGGGCTCTTGACTCGACTGAGGATAGGCTGCGTGCTATAGGCATTCCAACCGAAGACATAGCTTCTATTGCGCTCATTCTTTACTGGGG TGCCAATACGAACACTCGAAAAGCTGCATTCTGGTTGATTTGCCACCTTCTTTCTAATCCATCACTTATCGACCCAATCCGTACTGAGACGGCTGGCGCATTCGGGCCCGAAGGCACCATCACGAACCTTGTCCATCTCCATCGGCACTGCCATCAACTCGATGCGACGTGGAATGAGACTCTACGCCTAACAGGCGTCGCGGCCTCTTTGCGTACTGTGACGGCCGATACAGTACTTGGCGGTCGCATGCTGCGAGCTGGCAATCCCCTGATTATTCCATATCGTCAGCTCCATCACGACAAAGGCATCTTTGGCGACGACATCATGACTTTTCGCCCGGAACGGTTTCTCAATACTAAACTGAAGAAAGGCAAGCGGGTATGCTTGGAGCATTTTCGTccctttggcggcggcagcacaaTCTGCCCGGGTCGTTTCATCACCAAAAGGGTTGTCATGATCCTTGTGGCGCTTCTTCTAAGACGCTTCGATATATCAATGGCCGGAGGGTCCCAGGACATGCCTCAAGCTGATGACTGGAGTCCTTTCTTGGGCATTGCAGGCGTCAAACCTGGCCATGATATGCGCATCAGACTGACACCGAGAAAGGCCGCGGCCACATGA
- the MRS2_0 gene encoding Mitochondrial inner membrane magnesium transporter MRS2, which produces MGQVLIANGRLKKTELVTRYGLLPRDMRKIDTSNLPHIDIRPTVILLNLLYLKVLIKRDRVLLFDMDGTRTSSVQASFVEDLQTKMRPDRTDGVAPPPYEFEVLDAVLNAVVIELGNELESVRTPVISLLAELEENIDRQKLRMLLKLSKQASAFEHKAKLVRTVLDDILESNDSLSALYLTDNAQNVHGPEDLAEVESMLESYYAICDEIAQDAQSLTSMIKNTDDIVQTILDTNRNSLMLLHLKFISCTLALGTGTFVASFYGMNIQNVLTEADLGFVVVSAGSVTCIAGAGWFGLRIVGNLRRVTMKRNKGFLG; this is translated from the exons ATGGGCCAGGTACTGATTGCAAACGGGAGGCTGAAGAAGACTGAACTTGTTACGAGA TACGGGCTGCTCCCCCGTGACATGCGCAAGATTGATACATCAAACTTGCCCCATATCGACATACGGCCTACAGTTATACTACTGAATCTCCTATACCTGAAGGTCTTAATTAAACGAGATCGCGTTTTGCTtttcgacatggacggcacACGCACCTCAAGCGTTCAAGCCTCGTTTGTCGAAGACCTTCAAACCAAGATGCGACCAGACCGTACTGATGGAGTTGCACCTCCACCATATGAGTTTGAAGTTCTAGATGCAGTTCTTAATGCGGTTGTCATCGAATTAGGGAATGAATTGGAATCTGTGCGTACCCCAGTCATCAGTCTTCTCGCAGAACTCGAGGAGAACATCGATCGACAGAAGCTCCGTATGCTACTGAAGCTGTCCAAGCAGGCCAGTGCGTTTGAACACAAGGCAAAACTTGTGCGGACAGTCCTAGATGACATCCTTGAGAGCAACGACAGCCTTTCTGCCTTGTATTTAACGGACAACGCTCAGAATGTCCATGGGCCTGAGGACCTTGCTGAGGTGGAGTCCATGTTGGAATCGTACTACGCTATATGCGATGAAATTGCACAGGATGCACAGAGTTTGACCTCAATGATCAAGAATACGGATGACAT CGTGCAAACAATTTTAGATACAAACCGGAATTCGCTCATGCTTCTGCATTTGAAGTTCATCTCCTGTACACTGGCCCTGGGAACAGGCACATTTGTGGCTTCATTTTATGGAATGAACATCCAGAATGTGCTTACCGAAGCGGATTTGGGCTTCGTGGTGGTGTCGGCAGGTTCCGTTACGTGtatcgccggcgccggtTGGTTTGGCTTGAGAATCGTTGGAAATCTCAGACGGGTCACAATGAAGCGCAACAAAGGGTTTCTTGGCTAA
- the FUS6_0 gene encoding Efflux pump FUS6 — protein sequence MSQHGRHEGRASAHSFTSTVQTESTKPPPIPLARFWILCVGVCLGLFLSMVDTSIVATCLYAVGTEFRDLNSVNWVALSYTLAYMGFSVVFSRISDITGRRDAFVVAYVVFVAFSLACGFARTLHQLIAFRALQGIGGSGLYSLSMVMLSELSPVHLRQYIAAMIGLVVAMSGVLGPVLGGLLASYTSWRWVFWINGPIGAASLATFVFSWPNRRHLPHHERHSWKQLDWPGAFLTVAAAVLVVFSFQNAGQTPGTASHGNSWGSAVFIAPLVVGVVCWGALMLWEYGVEYRLSRRFIPVLPLGIFRSVVYTSGVINTLLLGLPYLLLIYIVPLRIQIVGGKSALLAGVMLLPMLVAVALGSVVSGAVNSKTPVITETLLAGSCLMVLGCGLLTTLSTQELDGAKLLGFIALCGMGFGLTVSSSTMIASIKVAPKHYAPAQGILAQLRIFGGSLGIAASTAILRTKTQGGLLPVGKRESQAPGSQSQSVKMAFAEAFRTDMMVATAVSGAAVILALVAYWLRRNNQSEPEGPRTSPERRTGDENE from the exons ATGTCTCAACACGGCCGGCATGAAGGACGAGCTTCTGCCCATTCCTTTACATCGACAGTCCAGACGGAGAGCAccaagccgccgccaatCCCTCTAGCACGGTTCTGGATCCTATGCGTCGG AGTATGTCTgggcctcttcctctccaTGGTGGACACGTCCATCGTCGCCACATGCCTCTACGCCGTCGGCACCGAGTTCCGCGACCTCAACAGCGTCAACTGGGTCGCTCTCTCCTACACCCTCGCGTACATGGGCTTTTCTGTCGTCTTCTCTCGCATATCAGACATCACCGGGCGCCGGGACGCCTTTGTCGTCGCGTACGTCGTCTTCGTGGCCTTCTCGCTGGCATGCGGGTTCGCCCGGACCTTGCATCAGCTCATTGCGTTTCGGGCGCTTCAGGGCATAGGCGGCTCGGGGCTGTATTCCTTGTCCATGGTCATGCTGTCGGAGCTCAGTCCGGTTCATTTGAGGCAGTATATTGCCGCCATGATTGGCCTGGTCGTTGCCATGTCCGGGGTGTTGGGCCCGGTTCTGGGCGGTCTGTTGGCAAGCTACACGAGCTGGAGATGGGTTTTCTGGATCAA TGGTCCCATCGGGGCGGCATCGTTGGCCACGTTCGTCTTCAGCTGGCCGAATCGGAGACACCTCCCGCATCATGAAAGGCACTCGTGGAAACAACTGGACTGGCCTGGAGCTTTTCtcaccgttgccgccgccgttctTGTCGTCTTTTCCTTCCAGAACGCAGGGCAAACACCCGGGACCGCGTCCCACGGCAACAGCTGGGGCTCGGCCGTCTTCATTGCGCCCCTTGTCGTGGGCGTCGTGTGCTGGGGCGCCTTGATGCTCTGGGAATACGGCGTTGAATACCGCCTGTCGAGACGGTTCATCCCAGTCCTCCCTCTTGGAATCTTTCGCAGCGTCGTCTATACCTCTGGGGTGATAAACACCCTCCTTCTGGGGCTGCCATACTTGCTCTTGATCTATATTGTCCCGCTGAGGATCCAAATTGTCGGGGGCAAATCTGCTCTGTTGGCCGGTGTTATGCTGCTGCCAATGCTGGTTGCTGTTGCTCTGGGCAGCGTTGTCAGTGGCGCAGTCAACTCAAAGACGCCGGTCATCACGGAAACACTACTAGCAGGCTCGTGTTTAATGGTATTGGGCTGTGGACTGTTAACGACACTGTCCACTcaggagcttgatggcgcGAAGCTGCTGGGGTTCATTGCGCTATGTGGAATGGGCTTCGGCCTCACGGTGTCGTCAAGCACAATGATTGCATCTATCAAGGTGGCGCCAAAGCATTACG CACCGGCCCAGGGCATTCTTGCTCAACTGCGTATATTTGGCGGCAGTTTGGGAATCGCCGCGTCGACAGCGATACTCCGGACCAAGACACAGGGAGGCCTGCTGCCTGTCGGGAAACGAGAGTCCCAGGCGCCTGGTTCACAAAGCCAGTCGGTCAAGATGGCATTTGCAGAGGCATTTCGAACGGACATGATGGTAGCAACGGCAGTTTCGGGAGCTGCAGTGATACTAGCACTTGTCGCGTACTGGCTGCGGCGCAACAATCAGTCTGAACCTGAGGGACCCCGGACAAGCCCGGAAAGAAGGACGGGCGATGAGAATGAATGA
- the gst3 gene encoding Glutathione S-transferase 3 gives MGLTVHHLGVSQSERIPFLCEELGVEYTLKLYKRAPTLAPDEYKALHPQGTAPVIQDGDVTLAESGACMEYISRRFASGKLFVEPSDPAYADFIYWWHWANGTFQPTVGRVMMARAAGMAGDHWLVALGQSRLEAALGELNKRLGSHKWLAGEQFSAADVMLMFSLTTMRYWAPYSLDGYPGILGYIERVSRREAYQRAMKKSDPDMELVLGAEAPASIV, from the coding sequence ATGGGTCTCACCGTCCACCACCTCGGCGTCTCGCAGTCCGAACGGATCCCCTTTCTCTGCGAGGAACTAGGCGTCGAGTACACCCTCAAGCTCTACAAGCGGGCGCCCACGCTCGCCCCGGACGAGTACAAGGCCCTCCATCCGCAGGGCACCGCGCCCGTCATCCAGGACGGCGACGTGACGCTCGCAGAGAGCGGCGCCTGCATGGAATACATCAGCCGCAGGTTCGCCAGCGGCAAGCTCTTCGTCGAGCCCTCCGACCCGGCGTACGCAGACTTCATCTACTGGTGGCACTGGGCCAACGGGACCTTCCAACCGACCGTGGGCAGGGTCATGATGGCGCGGGCTGCCGGCATGGCTGGCGATCACTGGCTTGTCGCCCTGGGCCAGAGCCGACTAGAGGCCGCGCTGGGCGAGTTGAACAAGCGCCTCGGGAGTCACAAGTGGCTTGCGGGCGAGCAGTTTTCTGCGGCCGATGTCATGCTCATGTTTTcgttgacgacgatgaggtaCTGGGCGCCGTATAGTCTGGACGGGTACCCCGGCATATTGGGGTATATTGAGCGCGTGAGCAGGCGGGAGGCCTATCAGAGGGCCATGAAGAAGTCGGAtccggacatggagctggtCTTGGGGGCggaggcgccggcgtcgattGTTTGA